The window GAACCCGTTACAATACAGTCTGACTAGCCGAAAGTGACACTCGGAGCCTTATAATGGCGAATTCACGGACAATCCCAAATGAGTGGAAGACAAGGACGTTCCCCGACATATTCTATGAAGAGCCGGAGATTGCCGAGGACGCTGCCGTGGGGGAAACCGCCCTCATGCAAATCAAAGGACTGCTCTGGCAGCGATACGGTGGGCTAGCGGATGTGTTTATCGCAGGCATGGTCTATGTTGCCTACGACAAGTCGGACGGCAATAGGCGTGTGCAGCCGGACTACTTCATATCGTTCGATGTGGACGCGGAAGCGATACGTTGGCGTTTGCCGAACTACTGGCTATGGGAGGCGGGCAAGGCGCCGGACTTCGTGATGGAAGTCGGCTCGCCAAGCACTGCCCAGAACGATCTAGGCGCAAAGCGCGACCTGTACGCAGAAATGGGCGTCAAAGAATACTGGTTGTTCGATCCGGCGGACGGCGACATCTACGGGCGGCCGATGCAGGGTTTGCGCCTAGTCGATGGCGAGTATCAGCCAATCGACATCCAAATCGGCGAGGACGGATCGCTAATATCGCACAGCGCGGCTGCTTAACCTAGACTTCTACTATCACGAAGGCGAGTTCGACGTGCTAGATCCTGATACGGGAAGCACCATCAACGAACTGACAATCGCCCACGAAGATTTGCGCCAAATGCAAGAGCGCCTAGACTTGGAGCGCGAGACTAGCCTAGCGGAACGGCAAGCACGACTAGCCGCAGAGGCGGAAAACGCCAGTCTCGGCGAGCAGTTACGCCGCCTGCAAGGTCAGTAGCCTTTGCACACTAGGAGGCTTGCTATCCGACAGCCGCGCGCCTAAATCGTGCTGACCAGGTTTGTCCACAGCTCGGTGACGGCGGGGGCATCCACTTCCATGGCTACGGACACATTCGGCTTGGCGGTCGAGTTCTTGCGCAGGTCCGCCACCGTGAAGCCGCGCGCGAATTCGCCCTGCGTTTCTACTCGCACATGCATATCGCGCAAGCCAAATAGCTCGGGCGCGATCGCATACGCCATCGGGCTGAGGTCGGAGTATTGCACGCCATCCGGGTTGTGCAGGCGGTTGTCGTTCTTATAAGCGCGGTTGATGAAGCGCGTCGCCTGCTGCAGCAAATTCGTCGCGGGCGTTCCGGCATCCCAAACGCGCTGTTGCTGCGCGCCCGACACTTCCACCTGGTTGCACACGTCCAAGCCGACCTGCGTAACACGCGCGCCCGATCGATACACGGCGTCAGCAGCCTCCGGGTCGCCTGCGATGTTTGCGGTCGCCAGCGGGGTTACATTGCCCGGCTGGAAGAGCGCTCCACCCATCACCACAATCTCGCCGACGCACTCGGCAAAGCGAGGCTCGATGCTCATAGCGAGCGCGACATTGGTCTGCCGGCCAATAGCCATTATCGTTAGTTCGCCCGGTGCCGTCAGCACGCGGTCGATGAGTTCGGGTACGGCATGCCTCACCCGAAGGCTCTTGATTGGCAGGGGCCATTCGATATTTCCGATACCGTCGTCGCCGTGAATATGGGACGCGTAAGTCGGCACCTGATAGGTCAGTGTCCGCCCCACGCCTTGATACACCGGAATATCAGTGCGTCCGGCTGCTTCCAGTATCCGCAGCGCGTTCACCGTGCATTGCTCCACTGATGCGTTGCCATGCACCGTAGTAATTGCTTCCACTTGCAACTTGTCGCTCGCCAACGCCATCAGAATAGCCGCCGTGTCGTCAATACCCGGGTCGGCGTCAATTATCACCCGCTTTGCCTGTGCCATCTCAAACCTCTAATCTTCGCAAATCATTCCCGTTCGTAGTGGGCTTATCGTACCACCTTGCTGACAGACTGAAAAACTGCCACACTCACAGACTTACTACGGCGTCTCTTCGTATTCTACGCCTTCGGGCATGATGGTCTTTGGCAGGAAGAATTCGAACTGCTGACGGTCGCCGTAGCCTTCGATGAATCCCGGCGACACACCTTCCGAGTTCAGCGCCGCTGACACGATGGTCTTGTTGAACAGATGCACCGTATCCGCCGCCAAATACTCGTCCACCGGCATCCAAAGCGCCGCCTCCAGCTCCTCCTCCTGCATCGTTATCTCAGTGCTGAGCGGCGACAGCCTGCACACAAAATAGATGTCAGACTTCCCGTACCTGTACCCATGCCAGTGACGCAAGCACACCATCGCCTCAAAGCGCGTTCGCACGCCCGTCTCTTCGAGCACTTCGCGAACCACGCCATCCGCCAAATGCTCACCTTGTACGAGCGCGCCGCCGGGCAGCTTGTACGACGGCCCGCTGCGTGGACGAATCTGATGCCGCTCGGACACGACTAGCAGCTGCCTATCTTCGCTCAGCACCACGCCGCCCGCGCCGATGTAGTGCGTGGCGTGCGGTGGAATGTACGCGCCCTTCTCGATCTGCAGCGTCATCATCACATAGTCTTCGCCAGCGTGGTGGTAACGGAAGCCCGCCTCAGCCGCGATTGGCACCAGCGCAGCGTTGGCGACCGGAACTTCCAGCCATGCAACTTTGTAGCCGACATCCTGCCAGTCGTCCATCGCATCTGCCAGCCGCCGCCTGAACCGAGACGAATCCACCGGCAGCGCCCCCGGATTCACCACAAAGCCGCCGAATGGGTTTGGACTGCCTTCGAGTGTGCTCATAATAATTCCTTCTACTTCATGTGTAATTTGCGTCCGGTTGGCGGGGCGCATCAAATCACGGCCGGATGCCTCTCCCGCGCCATTATCATGTTCCCATGCATCACGGTCCCACGCATCATCTTCCCACGAATTCAGGCATTACGCCCTCCGCGAAGAGGCGCAGCTGCTCCATGAACTCGGCGCGCGGCATGCCTTCTGCCCAGTGCAGCATTATGTGCTCCAAGCCGGGGTATTTTGCCTCTAGCTCGCGCAGGAACTCGACGAACTCTTCGGCGGTGCCGCATATCCACGCGCGCTGCTGCACGCCGTCTTCGATATGCGGCGTCCGTGCGGGCGCACCGGGCGTTCCCCACACGCGCCCTTGCTCGTCGGCATAGCGCACAAAGCCGAATGGCGCGAACCATTTGTAGCGCTCGTCGTGATACGGTCGCAACTTGTCCATCGCTTCTTGGCGGCCGTCCGCGATGTAGAAGCCCACTTCGAGCGCGAGGTTCTCCCCCAATTCGAGGTCGCGGCCGTACTTGGCATTGGCATCTTTGTACTGCTCGAAAATACCTTCGACGAGCGTCTCGCCGGTCAGCCCGACTACGCCGTTGATGCCGTTGCGCGCGATGAAATCTATGGTGCGTCCGCTTACGATGGGCTGCCACATCTGCACGGGCAGGTGCTTTGGTCGCGGCACGAGCGTAACTTCTTGCAGGTCGTAGCCGCGATATTCGACTTCCGGCGGGATGGTGAAGTGCTTGCCCTTGTGCGAAAACGACTCTTCGTTGAACGCCTTGAATATGACATCCATCTGCTCCTCGAAGAGCGCGCGGTTGGCGTCGTTGTCGATGACGGGCGCGCCGAACGACTCGACCTCGCGGCTGTGATACCCGCGTCCGACGCCGAATATGATGCGTCCGTTCGTCAGGATGTCCGCCATCGCGTAGTCTTCGGCGAGCCGCACCGGATGCCACATCGGCACGATGTTGAATGCGCAGCCGAACTTCAAACGCTCGGTCTTGCCCGCCAAATGCGTCCCCATCAGTATGAGATTCGGAATCGTCTCGTATCCTTCGCGCTGGAAGTGGTGCTCCGCCATCCACAGAGCGTAAAAGCCGAGCTCGTCCATCAGTCCCGCGACCTGCTCTGCGGTTTCCATGCTCTCTGTCAGCCGTTCGTTAGGATAGCGCCTTTCGTCCGAGGGCGTGCCGCCGCTGCCCACATCGTCTAGGTCGATATTGCCCACATACAGCACCGAAAAATTCTTAATCATCCAACAAGTCCTTGTGATGTCTTAGTCCAATAGTTCATTCGCAAAGTTTGTTACGCAGCGTTTCGCTGATAGCGTTTTCTGCCAAGCGCGATCGCTGGCAAATTCACCACGCAATAATATCAGAAAGCGGACGTGTCATTGCGAACTATGCGTAGTTTGCTTCGCTCGGAATGGCAATCGTGGACTTACCGCGATTGCAAGTCTCTAATCCAATATGTCGGCATATCCTCGGACGCGGCGATTTTGGCAACGGGGGTTACGCCGCCGGCTACTAGCGCGGATTCGATGCCGAAGCTATTTGCGCCGCGTATGTCCGTTTCCAGCGTGTCGCCGAGCATCACCATGTCCATCGTGCCGGAGCGGGCGTGCGCCTCGGCAAAGATTGCGCCGTTGGGTTTGCCAAGCCTGTCGAATTGCAACTCTGCGCGGTCCGGGTATCGCTGCTCTAATGCGGATTCGATTATCAGCGCGACACTGCCGCTCGCCATACCGAAGCCGTCGTCGTCCGGGAATACGATGTCAGGATTGGGCAGCACTAGGCGCGGCGTATCACCGCCGTCGATCATTCGGAATAGCGTAGTCAGCGCCGCGTTCACGCCGTCCACGAACGGAAAGCCATCCTGGTCGCCGACGACAAGCACATCGAATTCGTCAGCGGCATCCACGACGATGCCACCAGCGCGGCGCACAAATTCGGCGCTGTCCACGGTACCAAGCACCGCGCAGTTGGAGCCTCGCAAGTCGTTCGCCGCGAAGTATCCGGTCAACAACCCGCCCGAAGTGATAATCCGCGCCGCATCGACATTCAAGCCTTCGCTGCGACACCGTGCCGCGCGTCTTTCCGGCAGCGCGGAGGAGTCGTTTGTCAGCACATAGTACGGTTTGCCAACTCGGTTCAGCCGGTCGATGAGCGCCGCCGCGCCGGGCAGCGCGCCGACCGAATACGACAGCACACCAAAGGCGTCGAACAGCAGCACGGAATACCGCTCCACCAACTCGTCTATCGTTATTTCGCGCACATCCATAGCAGGAGGTATTGTACAGCGTGCGTGGCGGCTTATCCTAGACATTGCCAGTTAGTAAGGCGATTCCGTCCGGGCAACGATAGACCAATCATACTGACTATCCTGTCCACCCTGTTAATTGCCTCTAGCATGACCTTTCCGCGAGGGGAAGGGACTTTGAGATTCGGCATTATTTCAGTAGCGGGGAAAGTAACCGCATCGGACGCTGCGCGCTTGAACCTGTAGTGCGCCGGTGCTATCGTGAAATTAGGACTATTTCGTAGGAACGGCAGCGCGGCGTGGCATTGCAGCGCGACAAGGGCGGACGATGAACAGGTTCGAGCAGGACGACGAGCAGCCTCAGCGCGAAGACGGGGCAGAGCGAGAGCGGCGAGAGCAAGCGGGCTTCGGCGCGGGACTTACGATGCCCGGCGCGGATGGCGTTGTTGTCATCACATGGATATTTCTCGCCATCAATATCGGCGTTTGGCTGATTATTCAGCTCGCGAGCGGCTCGTTCAACCAGGATGTGGACGTGCTGCTGCGCTTTGGCGCGATGTTCGGGCCGCTCATCGCAACCGGCGAGTACTGGCGCTTTTTCACCGCGATGTTCTTGCACGCCAACATCATTCACCTGCTGTTCAACTGCTTCGCGCTTTTCATATTCGGCAGGTTAGTCGAAGGGGTGTACGGCAATGTGCGCTTCACAGTCATCTACCTGCTGGCAGGGCTGGCCGGCGGTGCGCTCAGTTATATGTTCAACAAGACGGCGATTGGCGTGGGAGCGAGCGGCGCGATATTCGGCATTCTGGGCGCGCTCGCCGCGTACTTCATCGTGCACCGCGACACGCTAGGCGAGATGGGCAGGCGCAATCTCACGGGTATCGCCACCATCGCCGCCATCAACCTCGTCATCGGGCTGCTAATCCCCAACATCGATAACTGGGCGCACTTCGGCGGGCTTGCGGGCGGCTTCGTGATGGGCTTGGCGCTCGCGCCACGGTACATGTATGAAATCGTCGAAACGCCGTTCGGCACAATACGCCGCATCGTCGCGCAGCTGCCGCTCGGCGCGCGCTGGCTTGCCGTGCCCGCGTTCGCTGCATTTCTCGTAGCGTTCATCTGGTACACCGGCACGGATGTATCCGACACACAGCAGTCGCAGATATTCGTCGTCCGCGCGGAACGCCTGCTGCAGGACGGCGACGTAATGGGCGCATTAGAGCACGCCGAGCGCGCGGTGGAATTGGACTCGCTCAGCGGCAGCGCATACTATACGCGCGGCAAGATAATGGCACGAATCGGCGCAACCGACCAAGCGCGCTCCGACATCAGCGCCTCGCTGCGCCTCGGACTGCCACCTGACCAGCGCCAGGACGCGGTATCGTTCCTCGTGTCGCTGCGGTGAGTTTGGGATGGCTGCGTCTGCGACAAGCGGTCAGCGATTCTTTCACTCCCAACCTATCCTCTCTCATCGTCGGAAACAGATTTACGTGTGATGATTTTAGATTCCTCGCTGCGTTCGGAACGACAACATTAGGGATTTGTGAAATCGTATCAGCCTTGCGCTGTGTTGCGAAATTCATGGTAGAGTATGGGCATGACACTTCCGAAGTTTCCCACGGAGCGCGATGAGAAGCGGCAGTATTTGCTGGATGCCGTAGATGCGATACGCGAGCGCGTGGCGGCGTCTGCCGATGAGTCGGAGCGGCTGGGCACGCTTGCGCCGGATGCCGTTGATGCGGTGCGAGATGAGGGATTGTTCACGCTGAAGCTGCCGATGGCGCTCGGCGGCGCGGAGGCAGACCCGGTTACGCAGATCGAAATCATCGAAGAGCTTGCGTACATCGATGCGGCTGCCGGATGGTGTCTGATGATTGGCGCGACCGCCATCGGCAGACCGGGCGCGTTCATCAGCGAAGACGCGGTGCCGGAAATGTTCCCGGGCGGGCGCATTCCCACCGCCGCGACATCCACCGCGCTCACGGGCAAGGCGATTCCGGTCGATGGCGGATATATGCTCAGCGGCAGGTGGCCCTTCGCGAGTGGCGTGCGGCACGCCGAGTGGATGACGGCGGGCGCGAGCATTCCCGCGCGAGGCAACACCGAGGAGACGGGCGTTACGCTGGTCTATCCCGTGTCAGAGGGGCGCATCCACGACAACTGGCAGGTGATGGGGTTGGAAGGCAGCGGCAGCAACGACATCTCGGTGGAGAACCTGTTCGTGCCGGATGCGTTCGTGTGGGAGACGGCGCTTTGGGAGCCAAAGCGCGGTGGCGGGATTTACCGCATGGGCAGGCCCGGCTTCGTGGCGAACGAACACTCCGGCGTAGCGCTTGGCATCGCAAGGCGGGCGCTCGACGAGATAATGTACAAGGCGCCGTTCAAGAAGCGCGGCAACCCACCAACGGCATCGCTCGCGGACCGCGAGGCGTTTCGCGGGGACATAGGCGTGTGCGACATGCGGCTGCGTGCCGCGCGGATGCTGGCGCACGATGTCTTCGAGCGCGCCTACGCAATCTGCTGCGCGGGCGAAGTGCCGGATGCGAATGTACAATCCGAGATGCGCGCCGTGTCCGCGTATGTGACGCAGGTCTCGGTGGATGTGGCGACGACGGCGTTCCGTTACGAAGGCGGCTCGGCGATACACCGTAGCAATATACTGCAACGCTGCCTGCGCAACATCAACGCCGCCGCGCAGCACTTCATGGTCAGCGACAGCTCCCTCGAAAGCTACGGCGCGACATTGCTAGATGTTGAGAATGTCCGGCCGATGGCGTAGGGCGACTCTTCAAATCGGCACATCACACTTCATACTAATGCTCCATCATAGCCTTCACGCGGAGTGGAAGGCAAAAATACCGCAGCATGTCACTTCTGGTAAATCGTGATGCCATAAGTATCGATGTGCCGCTTGAACGGCTTGTATCGGATGCTTTCGTATGCCGTCAGGTCGCATTTTTGTGGGATTGGCATGTCTTCGAGGTCAAGCGCGAGCCTACCAAGTCGATGTACGTCCATGATTCCAATAGTGGCAAGATCGATGTCCGAGCGCGGCTTCGCATTGCCCGTTGCTCGCGAGCCGTACAGTCTGACTTCCTTCAATTCGGGATACGAAGAGAATAAATCTGTCAACATTTGCACAGTTCGATCTGGTAAGTCAGGGGTGTTCATTCTTCAACCTCTCTAACATTAGCTTCTGATAAAGAGCGTCAAATAGAGCAAGGTACCGTGAGAATATGTTATCTACCACCTCCTTGAAACTTTCAAGATCGTAAGTATGCGACATTTTATTACGATCTATCAGCATGTCTATCCAATCTTCGCATTCGTCAATCAACTCAGCATTACAAGCCGCACGGATTACATTACGAGGAGTGAGAGTTGGTATTATAACGCCATCATATTGCAATCGATCTTTCAGGAGGTTCCAAGACAATTCAAAGGTAAATTCAAATCGCTGAACAACTCCTTCAAGTTCGAGTTGGTTCAACGGCTCGACGCCATCCTCAAGCGCCTCTCGAAGTAGAGCGTACGCACGTGAATAGTTGTCGAAGCGATATTTCCAGCGTATTTCTTGGCTCACTTATAGCAACCCCATATCTTCCCCATTCTGTCCATCGATGTTAGCCGTGATGTCAGCCGTCGTCAGTCTCGGAAGCGCAAGCCTATTTCGGCTTGCTCTAGGAGCTGCCCGTCGCGGATTTCTTTTACTTCGTCTGCCATGGATAGCAGCGTCGAGTCGTGGGTGGCGGAGACCACGCTGATTCCCTGCTTTATCACCATGTCTTTGAACAGGCCGAAGATTGCGTGCGCGTTGTTGGAGTCTAGTTCGCCGGTGGGTTCGTCCGCGAGGATTAGCGATGGGCGGATGACGATGGCTCGCGCGATGGCTACGCGCTGCTGTTCGCCGCCGGATAGTTCGTATGGACGATGCCGCGAACGTGTCCATAGCCCCACAATGTCCAACGCCTCCTTGGTGCGCTCGGCGCGTTCGCCGGCGTTCATGCCGCGAATTCGCAGTGGCAATTCCACGTTCTCGAACGCGGACAGCAGGGGCAGCAGCCCGAACGATTGGAATATGAACCCGATGCGATGGCGGCGCAAGTCGGTCAACTCTTGCTCGCTCATCTCGGCAAGGTCTTGCTCTTCGAACAGCACCTTGCCGTCGCTGGGCTTGTCCAAGCCTGCCATGATGTTCAACAGCGATGTTTTGCCGGAGCCGGACCTGCCCACGACCGCAATGAACTGACCGGGGAACACGTTCAGATTCACGCCTCGCAGCGCGTGCACCTCTTCCGAGTCTAAGTCGTATCTGCGCTCCACATCAACGGCTGCCAGTAGTCTCTGTACTCTGCTCAACTGCCTTGCTCCTGATTGGTTGTCAGTTTTTTGTCTTCAGTTTTCAGTTATCGGCAATCAGTCGTCTTATTCGGAAATGTCCGCGCTGACCACTGATAACTGATAACAAAAGTCCCTATTGCACATCGTCCGGTGTCAGCGTAACCATGCCGTCTTGGGTGTCGATACGTGCGCGTTCGCCGATTTTCAGGCGGTCGATGATGTCGCGCGGAATCTGCACCCTGCCGCTGCCGTCCACCAAGATGAACTCTTCGAGCGGGTCGTCGGTGGATGCGGCGCCGGACAGTCGCTGGAATGTTACCCTGCGGCGCACTTCCGTCGCCATTTTGCCATCGCGAATCATCACCACGCGCCCGACCTTGTACGCGATGTCCGGGTCGTGCGTAACGATTAGAATCGTGGTGTCCAGTTCGCGGTTAATCTCGCCGAACAGGTCGAGTATTTCGGCGGCGGTGTTGTCGTCGAGTTCGCCGGTAGGCTCGTCTGCTAACAGCAGAGGCGGGTGATTGGCGAGCGCGACTGCGATGGCGACGCGCTGCTGCTCACCTCCGCTCAACTTCTCGGGCGTGTGCCCCATGCGATGTCCTAGCCCGACGAGTTCGAGCAGTTCTTCAGCGCGCTTTCTGCGCTCGCCGGGCGATGTAAAGGTCAGCATCATCGGCAGCGCGACATTTTCCACGGCGGTCAGATACGGGAACATATTGCGGCTCGTCTGCTGCCAGATGAACCCCACTTCGTCGCGCCTGTACAATTCTGTTTCGTTCGGCGTCATTCGCAGCAGGTCTTTGTCTCCCACGCTCACACGCCCGGCCGACGGCGAATCATAGCCGGCGAGGATGTTCAGCAGCGTGCTCTTGCCGCTGCCGCTCGCACCTACGATTGCCACCACCTCGCTGCGCTGCACATTCAGGTCAAGCCCACGCAGCGCCACCACTTCCAGATCGGCAATCTTGTATATCTTGAACAGGTCTTCGCAGACGATATACGCTTCTCGGTTTGCGTAGGTCATGTATTTTTCCTTTTGTGCTGTACATCGATGTCTGTATCAGACTAAAGCTCGCCCAGCCTCAATATCCTTTGCAGGGAGATGCGGCGGATGAACCAAATCATGCCCAGTATTATTGCGGTGAACACTAGGATCATGAAGCCGTAGGTGATTGCCAGCGTGCCCCAGTCGATTTCCAGCACGAAGGGCGGCAGCACCTGTGTGCCGCGCTCGTTGTGGCTCAGGAACGGCATGATTATCGCGCCGAGCCGCCGTCCCATCTCCGCGCCGAGCGCCATGCCCGCACCGATGACTATCGCCTGCTCCAGCCAGACCAGCGTTACCAGCTGCCGCATGGAAAAGCCGACCGTGCGCATCAGACCGAACTGCATCTCGCGCTCGCGGAACGACACATACGAATGCACCAGGAAGCCGAGGCAGCTCAGTATCAGCACCGCGCCGAATGCCATGAACAGCAGCGCACGCCAGCCAGCCTGCACCAGCGGATCGACCGTAGCCTCTTCCAGCGCTTCCGCGCGGTCGTACACCGCCCTGCTCTGGAACGGCTCGCCGTTGTCGCGCATGTCAGCCACCAGCATCGCCCGGTCATAACCGTTGCCCGCCGCGCCGGAAATCGTATCGGATGTCGTGCGCAGCCACATCTCGTTGGGCTTAATTTCGGCGGATGTCGGCTCTAGGTTCGTGTAGCGCACGACAGACGCGACATCGGCGACGAGGTATCGCTTGCCAACGGTGTCGAGCGTCGGGAAGTATTCGAACGAATCTATGATGCGTATCGGCGTGCGGTGTCCTGAAATCGAGACCGTGAACTCCTCGCCGACGCTGTGTCCGGTGTCCGACAGGAACGAACGGCTCGCCAGCACGGGCAGCGGGCTTGCCTCCGGACCGTGGTATATGCCGCGTCCAGTGAGCGGGGGACCTTCCGACCAGATGAACTGCGCCGCGCCTTGTTCTGCCTCGCCGTTGTCGCCGGCGCTCACGGGCTGCAGGATGTCTGTGATGGACTCGCGCGCGCCGCGCAGCACCGTCCAGTCTGATACGGCATCGAAGTCTTCGAGTACGGTTACGCGGTTTGAGCCGTCGCGCACCCAGATTTCGTCGATGGTGATGTTGCCGGCGCGCAGTCTGCCACGCGAGTTTGTGTCGTGTATCGCGAGCGAGACCATCGTCAGCGGCTGCGTGGGCTGTAGCGGTATGAAGCGGCGGAAGTTCGTGCCTCGCGCAAGTCCGCGCTCAAGCGTCAGCCAGTCGCCATTGCCGCCAAGCAGTCCCATCACATAGGTGAAGTACCTGTCGTTGGCGTCTTTGATGCGGATGGACAGCGCCAGGCTTTCACGCGGTCTATCCGGCTTGACGCGAATTCCAATGCCGCGCGAATCTACTGGCAGGTCAATGCCGATGGGCGGGTTGGCGTGGTCGAGCTGCGTGAGCAACTGCGACATCGGGCGTTCCGAGAAGTCGCCGCGGAACCAGCCCACGCGGTTGAGCGTATCGCCGTCCACCGCGACCATTGTGTAACTTTCGCCCAGCAATTTCGACAAGTCCGTGCCGAACGCCTTCACGACGGGCGACGCCTCATCTACCAGCTCGATGTTCTCGTATGTCTCAACGAGCGGGACGCTGCTGCCGCGGCTGTTGACAGTCAGCCCTTCCACGCGGATGTCTGCGCCGGTAGCGTACTGCGCCTGCTCTCTGAAGCTGCGCTCCAGCGTACCGCCGAAACTCGCGGCGAATATGCCCAAGCCCGCCATCAGGATGAGCAGCAGCGACATCCGCGCGTAGTGCGTGGGGTTGCGCGCCATCTGCCACATTCCCATAGAGAAACCGACCGGCGCTCTCTGCGCGAACGCCGCAAACGCCAAGAATATCAGACCGAGCGGCAGCGGCACGAAGAAATTCACGCCTGCCGACACGCTTACCAGCAGCACACCACCCACGATGCCGGGCGTTATCGCCGTGCTGCCGTTGTTGTACGCGAGGAACTCAAGCACAGGCACGGTCGCGGGGCTGAGCACCAGCGCGGCAATCAGGACGAACTGCGCGGCAAGTCCTATCGCGCGCAGTCTGCCGTCTCGCAGGCGTTCCGTCGCGGCGTACATCGCGGTCATAAGCGCCACTATACCCAGAGATATGCCGCGCGCCGTCCAGTCCCATTCGCCACCATTTGCGCCACCATTTGCGCTGCCGAATATGATGGTCGCCGCTTGCACGGCAGCCGCCACGCCGACAATGAGGTGCATTAGATTAGGCGAATCTCCGCTGATGTAGCGGATGGATAGGGGGAATAGCCGCAGCAGCGACACGGCGAACGCGACGAGTATCAGCGCAGGCACGGCGAGCAGCGCCTGATTGACCGCGACCGTACCGAACAGCCCGGTCGCTACCACTGAGCCCTGATCGTGCAGTTGGCGGAACAGGAAGATGCTAATCACCAGCAGCATTACGTCGAGGTAGAAGCGCTGGTAGAACGGCGGGCCCGTGGGACGCGCGGATTGCTGCCTGTGCCGCGTAACGCCGATGCGAGACGCGCGCACTGCGGGTATGAGCAGCGCCGCAAAGCTGAACAGTCCGCCCAGCCCGCTCATCAGATACGCGCCTCTTGTGATGAACACATTTAGCCGTTCGCCGCCGCTCAGGTCTGCGAAGGCGGGCGTGAATCCCATCAGGCTGATTATAGACGCGGCAAGCAGCGGCGCGACCACTATGGCAATAAGCGAGATCGTCGCGCCCTCCAATATGAACACGACGAGTATTTGCCCGGAGCTTGCGCCGCGGCTGCGCAGCAGCGCTAGTTCACCGCGCTGCTGTTCGACTAGCAGCGACGACAGCGTTACGACATAGTAGATAATGACAACCGCTATAAGCACCATCACCACGAACATAGGGATCTTGCTGAAGAACAGCCGCCTGTCGTAGTCGGCGAGCGTGGAATCGAGCGTTGTCAGCTGACGAAATCCGAACAGGTTCGTGGCGAGCTGCGAGCGCATCGTGCGCACTTGCAGGTGCGTTATCGTGGTGTTCCCCGCGTTCAGCCTATCGCGGTCGGTGTCCAAATGCCACGCGTACGACGAGTCCATATCGGTGAAGTTCGCGCCGAGTAT of the Chloroflexota bacterium genome contains:
- a CDS encoding ABC transporter ATP-binding protein, whose amino-acid sequence is MSRVQRLLAAVDVERRYDLDSEEVHALRGVNLNVFPGQFIAVVGRSGSGKTSLLNIMAGLDKPSDGKVLFEEQDLAEMSEQELTDLRRHRIGFIFQSFGLLPLLSAFENVELPLRIRGMNAGERAERTKEALDIVGLWTRSRHRPYELSGGEQQRVAIARAIVIRPSLILADEPTGELDSNNAHAIFGLFKDMVIKQGISVVSATHDSTLLSMADEVKEIRDGQLLEQAEIGLRFRD
- a CDS encoding ABC transporter ATP-binding protein; translated protein: MTYANREAYIVCEDLFKIYKIADLEVVALRGLDLNVQRSEVVAIVGASGSGKSTLLNILAGYDSPSAGRVSVGDKDLLRMTPNETELYRRDEVGFIWQQTSRNMFPYLTAVENVALPMMLTFTSPGERRKRAEELLELVGLGHRMGHTPEKLSGGEQQRVAIAVALANHPPLLLADEPTGELDDNTAAEILDLFGEINRELDTTILIVTHDPDIAYKVGRVVMIRDGKMATEVRRRVTFQRLSGAASTDDPLEEFILVDGSGRVQIPRDIIDRLKIGERARIDTQDGMVTLTPDDVQ
- a CDS encoding ABC transporter permease; the protein is MRAALSAIIAAWPMVAKRSLSHWRLLSTVVIGVLLSSTVMAGTVIYFDALRELALKNSLNQVEPLQLDILLKAERGPTTVEEYGRVADAMTYQYEGRLNWLFQDVQRSAKTATFYLTVPGNEENAGRDDARAFFTFNPRLTDNITLLPGGRFPNEQPIELAGAPLALEALVPADAAEMFGVGVGDNISAVPYWRDRTPYTSVVISGIFERNDPNSEFWHQHDTLFRSITSGSFRTMPFFVSEQMFFNILGANFTDMDSSYAWHLDTDRDRLNAGNTTITHLQVRTMRSQLATNLFGFRQLTTLDSTLADYDRRLFFSKIPMFVVMVLIAVVIIYYVVTLSSLLVEQQRGELALLRSRGASSGQILVVFILEGATISLIAIVVAPLLAASIISLMGFTPAFADLSGGERLNVFITRGAYLMSGLGGLFSFAALLIPAVRASRIGVTRHRQQSARPTGPPFYQRFYLDVMLLVISIFLFRQLHDQGSVVATGLFGTVAVNQALLAVPALILVAFAVSLLRLFPLSIRYISGDSPNLMHLIVGVAAAVQAATIIFGSANGGANGGEWDWTARGISLGIVALMTAMYAATERLRDGRLRAIGLAAQFVLIAALVLSPATVPVLEFLAYNNGSTAITPGIVGGVLLVSVSAGVNFFVPLPLGLIFLAFAAFAQRAPVGFSMGMWQMARNPTHYARMSLLLILMAGLGIFAASFGGTLERSFREQAQYATGADIRVEGLTVNSRGSSVPLVETYENIELVDEASPVVKAFGTDLSKLLGESYTMVAVDGDTLNRVGWFRGDFSERPMSQLLTQLDHANPPIGIDLPVDSRGIGIRVKPDRPRESLALSIRIKDANDRYFTYVMGLLGGNGDWLTLERGLARGTNFRRFIPLQPTQPLTMVSLAIHDTNSRGRLRAGNITIDEIWVRDGSNRVTVLEDFDAVSDWTVLRGARESITDILQPVSAGDNGEAEQGAAQFIWSEGPPLTGRGIYHGPEASPLPVLASRSFLSDTGHSVGEEFTVSISGHRTPIRIIDSFEYFPTLDTVGKRYLVADVASVVRYTNLEPTSAEIKPNEMWLRTTSDTISGAAGNGYDRAMLVADMRDNGEPFQSRAVYDRAEALEEATVDPLVQAGWRALLFMAFGAVLILSCLGFLVHSYVSFREREMQFGLMRTVGFSMRQLVTLVWLEQAIVIGAGMALGAEMGRRLGAIIMPFLSHNERGTQVLPPFVLEIDWGTLAITYGFMILVFTAIILGMIWFIRRISLQRILRLGEL